In one Rubripirellula tenax genomic region, the following are encoded:
- a CDS encoding c-type heme family protein, which produces MNRTLLLAIARGTCLSVAFLVVGCQQEQAGSLVEPQTNESDAVTIVEDSQPTEEQRGALLAAKDALFQQLSGKLMAAMAQGPAEAIAVCQKESSEIARSVGEEQGVNIGRVGVRLRNPKNTGPAWAASMVESQQDTPVFANLSNGNAAALLPIKLQGQCLMCHGSKQQIAPTIQDQLAKLYPNDQATGFREGELRGWFWVEQVTQ; this is translated from the coding sequence ATGAATCGAACACTCCTCCTTGCCATTGCACGGGGAACCTGTCTATCGGTTGCGTTCCTTGTCGTCGGATGTCAGCAAGAGCAAGCAGGTTCCTTGGTGGAACCGCAAACGAACGAGTCGGACGCGGTCACCATCGTGGAGGATTCCCAACCGACCGAGGAACAACGCGGTGCGTTGTTAGCGGCGAAAGACGCCCTGTTCCAGCAACTGTCGGGAAAATTGATGGCGGCCATGGCACAGGGGCCGGCCGAAGCGATTGCCGTTTGCCAAAAAGAATCGTCGGAAATCGCACGGTCCGTTGGCGAAGAACAGGGCGTGAACATCGGTCGGGTGGGGGTTCGCCTTCGCAATCCCAAAAACACCGGCCCGGCGTGGGCCGCATCCATGGTTGAGTCGCAACAAGACACGCCCGTTTTCGCCAACCTGAGCAACGGCAACGCAGCAGCGTTGCTGCCAATCAAGCTGCAAGGTCAGTGTTTGATGTGCCACGGATCCAAGCAACAGATTGCTCCCACCATTCAAGACCAACTTGCCAAGCTCTATCCGAACGATCAAGCCACCGGATTTCGGGAAGGCGAACTACGGGGATGGTTCTGGGTGGAACAGGTGACTCAGTGA
- a CDS encoding DsrE family protein gives MTRLITLIICVALLVPTPLFAQQGQGRGPGFGGRRGPGGGQGMGRGVRHGNDDRYDEDHEVFQYLLQNHDQITRNVKELPDGVETLTESDVPEIAAKIKEHVEWMEYRIENTNPIRMRDPLFAEIFKHTDKIKMVRENTQKGVRVIETSDDAYVAKLIQAHAKVLTGFVERGFAEAMKNHAVPGKDASKPHTNPSTAAHPVIADHGSVVKLADATQQPRPGSMILVDLTRGGDPKQLNAGLETVAKYVNIYAGAGTEPADMQIAVVFHGDATLTVLNPDAYAAEFNTNGNPNLALLRQLHESGVELYVCGQSLISKGSQPQDVVVFVETAVSALTAVVNLQADGYAYLPLGN, from the coding sequence ATGACTCGCCTCATCACTCTTATCATTTGCGTTGCCCTTCTGGTTCCAACACCATTGTTCGCCCAACAAGGCCAGGGACGAGGGCCAGGATTTGGCGGCCGCCGTGGTCCCGGCGGCGGCCAAGGAATGGGGCGAGGCGTGCGTCATGGTAACGACGACCGCTACGATGAAGATCACGAAGTCTTTCAATACTTGTTGCAGAATCACGACCAGATCACCCGCAACGTCAAGGAGCTTCCCGACGGCGTGGAAACACTCACCGAGTCCGACGTGCCGGAAATCGCCGCCAAGATCAAGGAGCACGTCGAGTGGATGGAATATCGGATCGAAAACACGAACCCAATTCGCATGCGTGATCCGCTATTCGCTGAGATTTTCAAACACACCGACAAGATCAAGATGGTCCGGGAGAACACTCAAAAAGGCGTGCGAGTCATCGAAACCTCGGACGATGCCTATGTAGCGAAGCTGATTCAAGCTCATGCGAAAGTCTTGACCGGGTTTGTCGAGCGTGGATTTGCTGAAGCGATGAAGAACCACGCAGTTCCGGGAAAGGATGCGTCGAAGCCACACACGAATCCGAGCACTGCCGCGCATCCCGTCATTGCCGATCATGGCTCGGTGGTGAAGCTCGCTGATGCGACTCAACAGCCACGACCGGGATCCATGATCCTGGTTGACCTCACACGCGGTGGCGATCCGAAACAGCTCAACGCTGGTTTGGAGACGGTCGCCAAGTACGTCAACATTTACGCCGGCGCGGGTACTGAGCCGGCTGACATGCAAATTGCTGTCGTCTTTCATGGCGATGCAACGTTGACGGTGTTGAATCCCGATGCGTACGCAGCCGAGTTCAACACGAACGGAAATCCAAACCTGGCTTTGCTGCGACAACTACACGAGTCGGGCGTTGAGTTGTACGTTTGCGGCCAATCACTGATTTCCAAGGGCTCTCAACCCCAGGACGTTGTCGTCTTTGTTGAAACGGCAGTGTCCGCGTTGACGGCGGTTGTCAATTTACAAGCCGACGGATACGCCTACCTTCCACTGGGAAACTGA
- a CDS encoding MBL fold metallo-hydrolase: protein MLLKYFYDQKLAHASYMVGCQRAKVAVIVDPGRDVDQYIEMAKREGVELVAVAETHIHADYVSGARELADRVGAKLYVSDEGPDDWKYHYLDGYDSELMHEGDHFMIGNIRFDVMHTPGHTPESISFVLTDQGGGADKPMGIFTGDFVFVGSIGRPDLLEEAAGLAGTAEPGARDLFKSAERFKTLPDYLQVWPAHGAGSACGKGLGAIPSSTVGYEKLFNPALQLTDEEAFVRYILADQPEAPKYFAVMKRVNKEGPAILGAGHHHNLLDTTAIHDALRSGTVIDLTPSPEFAKGHVPGTINIPLGMLSAWAGWLVDYDRPTYLICQPEQLEEAATLLHKIGVEQIKGGFDAGDVRASGLADEVYAAGTPANLAPAIEAGDVKLIDVRSSDEWNEGHIGQAEHRFLGRLPKDVDELPRDEKLVVHCQSGARSAIGVSILQAAGFTNVIDLTGGYTAWKSDGLPSVKAGEAAVV, encoded by the coding sequence ATGTTGCTCAAGTATTTTTATGATCAGAAACTCGCCCATGCTTCCTACATGGTCGGTTGCCAACGAGCCAAAGTTGCCGTGATCGTCGATCCGGGTCGTGATGTGGATCAGTACATCGAAATGGCGAAACGCGAAGGCGTCGAGCTGGTCGCAGTTGCCGAAACGCATATCCACGCCGACTACGTCTCGGGTGCCCGCGAATTGGCAGATCGCGTCGGTGCCAAGCTGTATGTTTCCGACGAGGGGCCTGACGATTGGAAATATCACTATCTCGATGGCTACGACAGTGAATTGATGCATGAAGGCGATCACTTCATGATCGGGAACATCCGTTTCGACGTCATGCACACGCCTGGTCACACGCCCGAGAGCATTTCGTTTGTGCTGACGGACCAAGGCGGTGGTGCCGACAAGCCGATGGGGATCTTCACCGGGGACTTTGTGTTTGTGGGCTCGATCGGTCGTCCTGACTTGCTCGAAGAAGCGGCTGGATTGGCGGGCACGGCCGAGCCGGGGGCGCGCGACTTGTTCAAGTCTGCGGAGCGTTTCAAGACGTTGCCCGACTACCTGCAAGTCTGGCCCGCTCACGGCGCGGGCAGTGCCTGCGGTAAAGGTCTTGGTGCGATCCCGTCTTCGACCGTTGGCTACGAAAAGCTGTTCAATCCGGCGCTTCAGTTGACCGACGAGGAAGCGTTCGTTCGCTACATTCTGGCCGATCAGCCGGAAGCTCCGAAGTACTTTGCGGTGATGAAGCGAGTCAACAAGGAAGGACCAGCAATCCTGGGAGCGGGCCATCACCACAACCTGCTCGACACGACCGCGATCCATGACGCACTCCGATCGGGAACCGTGATTGACCTAACGCCATCACCCGAGTTCGCGAAGGGACACGTTCCTGGAACCATCAACATTCCGCTGGGCATGTTGTCGGCGTGGGCGGGATGGTTGGTGGACTACGATCGCCCGACCTACTTGATCTGCCAACCGGAACAGTTGGAAGAAGCGGCGACGTTGCTGCACAAGATCGGCGTCGAACAAATCAAGGGCGGATTTGACGCAGGCGATGTACGAGCCTCTGGTTTGGCCGACGAAGTCTACGCCGCCGGAACGCCGGCAAACCTGGCACCGGCGATCGAGGCCGGCGATGTGAAGTTGATCGACGTGCGCTCCAGTGACGAATGGAACGAGGGTCACATTGGACAGGCCGAGCATCGCTTTCTGGGTCGATTGCCGAAGGACGTCGACGAACTTCCACGTGACGAGAAGCTGGTCGTTCACTGCCAAAGCGGTGCCAGATCAGCTATCGGAGTTAGCATCCTGCAAGCCGCTGGTTTCACGAACGTCATTGACCTGACCGGCGGCTACACGGCTTGGAAATCGGATGGCTTGCCGAGCGTGAAGGCCGGCGAGGCAGCCGTGGTTTGA
- a CDS encoding sulfite exporter TauE/SafE family protein — protein sequence MLGLATLFGSIVGFALGLTGGGGGVFAVPLLVYGLAIAPREAVGISLASVGGTAMFGAVPRLIRGEVELRTGLLFAVAGMIGAPVGAYLSKLVPEQVLLVLFALLMFVVAFRMWSKAKNPKVASGVCVTESELPKDDRDRSACQRDEDGKLRLTSRCARLLVLVGLMTGVLSGLFGVGGGFVIVPALVLFSGMAIHQAVGTSLFVIVLVSVSGVASHLAAGNPLSLEVAIQFMVGGFGGMWLGGVVAKRLKGPTLQKTFSIAVVLVAMIVIVKSVVL from the coding sequence ATGCTCGGTCTAGCGACTCTCTTTGGCTCGATTGTGGGCTTCGCACTTGGCCTGACCGGCGGGGGTGGCGGCGTGTTCGCCGTTCCTCTGTTGGTCTATGGGCTTGCGATTGCACCACGTGAGGCCGTGGGAATCTCGCTCGCATCGGTCGGTGGAACCGCCATGTTTGGTGCCGTGCCGCGACTGATTCGAGGTGAAGTCGAGTTGCGAACGGGATTGCTGTTCGCGGTCGCCGGAATGATCGGCGCACCCGTCGGTGCGTATCTATCGAAATTAGTTCCCGAGCAAGTCTTGTTGGTCTTGTTCGCACTGTTGATGTTCGTCGTCGCTTTCCGCATGTGGTCCAAGGCAAAGAATCCCAAAGTTGCCAGCGGCGTCTGTGTAACGGAATCCGAGCTGCCGAAGGATGATCGAGACCGAAGCGCCTGCCAGCGAGACGAAGACGGCAAGCTTCGGTTGACATCACGTTGTGCTCGATTGCTCGTCCTGGTCGGTCTGATGACCGGCGTTCTTTCGGGCCTGTTTGGTGTCGGCGGTGGTTTTGTGATCGTGCCTGCCTTGGTGTTGTTCAGCGGGATGGCGATTCACCAAGCCGTCGGAACATCCCTATTTGTCATTGTCCTCGTCAGTGTCAGTGGCGTTGCTTCGCACCTTGCGGCGGGCAATCCACTTTCTTTGGAAGTGGCGATTCAATTCATGGTCGGCGGGTTTGGCGGAATGTGGCTTGGTGGTGTCGTCGCCAAGCGACTGAAAGGCCCGACCCTTCAGAAAACCTTTTCCATCGCGGTCGTATTGGTGGCGATGATTGTGATCGTCAAATCCGTCGTTCTCTAA
- a CDS encoding rhodanese-like domain-containing protein: MQTIDVKRLADQQANGEIDLIDVRMPTEYREVHADGAVNVPLDSLDPGAVVQMRNGRSEEPLYVICKSGNRSSKAVQKFLDAGIDNVVNVDGGTTAWVNARLPVVRGKKAISLERQVRIAAGSIALIGSLAAIVTGNVYFAGIPAFIGAGLTFAGVTDTCGMGMMLSKMPWNQCSGDKSCSV, translated from the coding sequence ATGCAGACAATTGATGTAAAACGCTTGGCCGACCAGCAGGCCAATGGTGAGATCGACCTGATCGACGTCCGAATGCCGACCGAATACCGCGAGGTCCATGCCGACGGAGCCGTTAACGTGCCGCTCGATTCGCTGGACCCCGGCGCGGTGGTCCAAATGCGAAACGGTCGCTCGGAAGAGCCACTCTACGTGATCTGCAAGAGCGGGAATCGATCCAGCAAAGCAGTGCAAAAGTTCCTCGACGCTGGCATCGACAATGTGGTCAATGTCGACGGCGGCACGACCGCGTGGGTCAACGCCCGACTTCCCGTCGTGCGTGGCAAGAAAGCGATCTCGCTGGAACGCCAAGTACGGATCGCCGCGGGGTCGATCGCATTGATCGGTTCGCTTGCAGCAATCGTCACCGGAAACGTGTACTTCGCCGGCATTCCTGCCTTCATTGGTGCGGGTTTGACTTTCGCGGGTGTCACCGATACCTGCGGGATGGGCATGATGCTGTCGAAGATGCCTTGGAACCAGTGCTCCGGTGACAAGTCATGCTCGGTCTAG
- a CDS encoding ArsR/SmtB family transcription factor — protein MPTKTKPAKPEKPPGTVEDFAQAAECLKVLAHPVRLRIVQLLLHGRFTVGELAADCGIQDNVGSDHLRLLQRCGFLVSERDGRKVYYQVAEPHLEQLMACIEGRFLPCGAKYR, from the coding sequence ATGCCAACAAAAACAAAGCCCGCGAAGCCCGAAAAACCGCCTGGTACCGTCGAAGACTTTGCCCAAGCGGCGGAGTGCTTGAAGGTGCTCGCGCATCCCGTTCGGCTGCGGATTGTGCAGCTTCTGTTACACGGACGTTTTACGGTGGGCGAATTGGCGGCCGATTGTGGCATCCAGGACAATGTCGGCTCAGATCACCTGCGGTTGTTACAACGCTGTGGCTTTTTGGTCAGCGAACGAGACGGCCGCAAGGTTTACTACCAAGTGGCGGAGCCTCATTTAGAGCAGTTGATGGCGTGCATCGAGGGGCGTTTTCTGCCCTGTGGTGCGAAGTATAGATGA
- a CDS encoding methyl-accepting chemotaxis protein codes for MKFIIEIASQTKLLALNATIEAARAGESGAGFSVVAAEVKELSNQTRKAVEKIRDSISHITGNSSQVSERMGELDQRGNEISDTVTALNQKVHQVNDMNAASTRQIIGANDTVFMSLAKLDHVIWKVNTYLSVIDGQPAFDFVDHHHCRLRKWYE; via the coding sequence GTGAAGTTCATTATCGAGATCGCCTCGCAGACAAAATTACTTGCGCTCAATGCGACCATCGAAGCGGCACGGGCTGGCGAGTCCGGTGCAGGTTTCTCTGTGGTGGCCGCCGAGGTGAAAGAGCTGTCGAATCAAACTCGAAAGGCAGTCGAGAAGATTCGCGATTCAATCTCTCACATTACCGGCAATTCAAGTCAGGTGTCGGAACGAATGGGTGAGTTGGATCAGCGTGGGAACGAGATTTCGGACACTGTCACGGCACTGAACCAGAAGGTCCATCAAGTCAATGACATGAACGCGGCTTCCACGCGTCAGATCATTGGAGCGAATGATACGGTGTTCATGAGCCTAGCGAAGTTGGACCACGTGATCTGGAAGGTAAACACGTATTTGAGCGTGATTGATGGTCAGCCCGCGTTTGATTTTGTCGACCATCACCACTGTCGACTCAGAAAATGGTACGAATAG
- a CDS encoding PKD domain-containing protein, whose protein sequence is MTFSFKPLVSILALRAMAVMLATAACLSISVMAQDTATYTVIDLGVDVVPAGLNDNGEVVGSIRSQGYYGPSDGFYFSLVDGLVMVPDTTEVSAINDAGDFVGSMNLGMGEFVSSGDEILPFGPGYTAAGINEVGQIAGSQDKDNPFRPTPRPMDPAIYDVLTRQWTAPNIAGVYSRGTRKGVYADLYRLKDVNDFGIAVGVKSRSGLYGSSSILIATGDSAATFLPISGGGEAYAINNLGQVAGRTGTVSGVYSAYLYDLMTDSAIDLGVASGASSVAYDVNDAGQVVGSDSNGGFIWQGGQLTNLNSQLDPAASFTITSAQSINERGDIAAVGTVGGESHGLLLITSTPNDVGGGGGATNETPTSTIINNRTKGRTRTKFLFDGRTSTDTDGTIESYAWDFGDGETSDLSKIRHQYASAGTYTATLTVTDNDGATATANVEITVRP, encoded by the coding sequence ATGACCTTCTCTTTCAAACCACTTGTCTCTATCCTAGCTCTGCGTGCGATGGCCGTAATGCTCGCCACTGCGGCTTGCCTTTCCATTTCCGTGATGGCTCAAGACACGGCCACTTACACAGTGATCGACTTGGGGGTCGACGTTGTGCCCGCTGGACTCAATGACAATGGCGAGGTCGTTGGTTCCATCCGATCGCAGGGATACTACGGACCCTCCGATGGATTCTATTTCAGTCTCGTTGATGGGCTGGTTATGGTTCCCGACACGACTGAAGTGTCTGCGATCAACGACGCCGGTGACTTCGTCGGCTCCATGAACCTGGGGATGGGCGAGTTCGTTTCATCTGGCGACGAGATTCTGCCATTTGGTCCCGGCTACACAGCGGCGGGCATCAATGAGGTCGGCCAAATCGCAGGCTCGCAAGACAAAGACAACCCATTTCGTCCAACGCCTCGTCCAATGGACCCGGCGATCTATGACGTGTTGACCCGACAATGGACGGCTCCAAACATTGCTGGCGTCTATTCTCGCGGTACAAGAAAGGGCGTTTATGCTGACCTCTACCGCTTGAAGGATGTCAACGACTTCGGGATCGCCGTCGGCGTGAAGTCACGTTCCGGACTGTACGGTTCGTCCAGCATCTTGATCGCGACCGGTGATTCGGCAGCAACGTTCCTACCTATCAGTGGCGGCGGAGAAGCGTACGCAATCAACAATCTCGGTCAGGTCGCCGGTCGAACCGGTACCGTCAGCGGCGTCTATTCGGCGTATCTGTACGACCTCATGACGGACTCGGCCATTGATCTCGGCGTGGCTTCCGGAGCAAGCAGCGTTGCCTACGACGTCAACGACGCCGGCCAAGTGGTCGGCAGTGACAGCAACGGAGGGTTCATCTGGCAGGGTGGTCAACTGACGAATCTTAATTCACAGCTTGACCCCGCAGCTTCATTTACGATCACATCCGCACAATCAATTAACGAGCGAGGAGACATCGCAGCGGTCGGAACCGTTGGCGGGGAAAGCCATGGCCTGCTATTGATCACCAGCACTCCAAACGATGTCGGAGGAGGTGGCGGCGCAACCAACGAGACGCCCACATCAACGATCATCAACAACCGAACCAAGGGCCGAACGCGAACGAAGTTCCTATTCGACGGACGAACGTCAACCGACACTGACGGCACCATCGAATCGTACGCCTGGGATTTCGGCGATGGAGAAACGAGTGATCTCTCAAAGATCCGTCACCAATACGCTTCCGCAGGAACCTACACCGCAACGCTCACGGTGACTGACAACGATGGAGCGACCGCAACCGCCAACGTCGAGATCACGGTTCGTCCGTAG
- a CDS encoding response regulator transcription factor — translation MLIVEDQLSLLASLKRGLEEEGFEVLTASSGSSGYSIIQREPVDAVLLDLMLPDGDGISLLQRVREEEFQKPVLVITAKDSIADRVIGLDSGADDYLIKPFDFSELLARLRAVMRRSMGTSQDAQLRYEDLVVDSLSRVASRGGQSLSLTQRQFELLEYLLQHKNMIVTREAIARDVWKAATATWTNVIEVQINQLRKKLGGPSNLPVLHTVRGKGYQLGDEP, via the coding sequence TTGCTCATCGTCGAAGACCAACTCTCGCTTTTGGCGAGCTTGAAGCGTGGACTGGAAGAAGAAGGTTTTGAGGTGCTGACAGCGTCGAGCGGCAGTTCTGGGTATTCGATCATTCAGCGTGAACCGGTCGACGCGGTGTTGTTAGATCTGATGTTGCCCGACGGCGACGGGATCAGTTTGCTGCAACGGGTTCGAGAAGAAGAATTTCAAAAACCGGTTTTGGTGATCACGGCGAAGGATTCCATTGCGGATCGCGTCATCGGACTGGATAGCGGCGCGGATGATTACCTGATCAAACCTTTTGATTTCAGCGAGTTACTCGCTCGTCTTCGTGCCGTGATGCGACGCAGCATGGGAACGAGTCAAGATGCTCAGCTTCGCTATGAGGATCTCGTGGTTGATTCTCTATCACGAGTGGCATCGCGTGGCGGACAGTCGCTATCACTTACGCAGCGGCAATTTGAACTTCTCGAGTACTTGCTGCAACACAAAAACATGATCGTGACACGCGAGGCCATCGCCCGCGACGTTTGGAAAGCCGCGACAGCGACGTGGACCAACGTCATCGAAGTTCAGATCAACCAGCTCCGAAAGAAATTGGGTGGCCCGTCGAACCTTCCTGTCCTGCACACCGTTCGCGGCAAGGGATACCAACTGGGGGACGAGCCATGA
- a CDS encoding sensor histidine kinase — protein MNRLSIRTRLTLWYAGIFLAMMTVMAAIVLWRVHGHLLKNADRALAEEISELFEEMSLVSDRGEMVAELERRFSTHSHYHFQVLDEELNTLFNSRFLTNIELPPGQQPSTMRGKQYSNVDLGAAGKFRLLNLAVRDSRSEPLLLRAISPLKPIEQDFQSYVRMFLTMGPIAILAALLAGYVVAGHLLSPIKQITAKAKKITADRLETRLPIVNAHDELGELSITLNDTFDRLEKSVNTMQRFTSDAAHELRSPVAVLRTEAEIALRKPRSVDEYRKVVETTLAEAIRLGALVDQLLTLSRHDAGVQELLTDEVPVGAVMQDVVARLAVTAKEKGVELRAAEFPEEFILGHDVWLSQLFFNLIDNAIKFTPAGGTVNVTGNAAGEFVEFFVEDSGIGIPDEHLPHVFDRFYRADASREHYRGTGLGLSICKSIVLAHGGSIHVESVAGAGTRFIVALPRLIEDADSSPPAKTHDVTETTPSEVSAK, from the coding sequence ATGAACCGGTTGAGTATTCGCACGCGGTTGACGCTTTGGTACGCAGGGATTTTTCTTGCGATGATGACGGTGATGGCCGCGATCGTTTTGTGGCGGGTGCATGGGCATCTACTCAAGAACGCTGACCGTGCCCTTGCCGAAGAGATTAGCGAGTTGTTTGAGGAGATGTCGCTGGTGAGCGATCGCGGTGAGATGGTGGCCGAACTTGAACGTCGGTTCTCGACGCACTCGCATTACCATTTTCAAGTTCTCGATGAAGAACTGAACACCCTATTTAACAGTCGGTTTTTGACGAACATCGAACTGCCACCTGGCCAACAGCCCAGCACCATGCGCGGCAAGCAGTATTCGAACGTCGATCTGGGCGCTGCCGGCAAATTCCGCTTGTTGAATTTGGCAGTGCGTGATTCAAGATCCGAACCGCTTTTGCTGCGAGCGATCTCACCGCTCAAGCCCATCGAGCAAGACTTCCAAAGCTACGTGCGGATGTTCTTGACGATGGGACCAATCGCGATCCTTGCAGCACTGCTGGCCGGATACGTTGTTGCGGGTCACTTGCTCTCGCCAATCAAACAAATCACTGCCAAAGCCAAGAAGATCACGGCCGATCGGTTGGAAACGCGTTTGCCGATTGTGAACGCGCATGATGAGTTGGGCGAGTTGTCGATCACACTCAACGACACGTTCGACCGGTTGGAAAAGTCAGTCAACACGATGCAGCGATTCACTTCTGATGCGGCTCACGAGTTGAGATCGCCTGTCGCGGTTCTGCGAACGGAGGCCGAAATCGCGTTGCGAAAACCTCGTAGTGTGGACGAATACCGCAAAGTGGTCGAGACGACGCTGGCCGAAGCCATTCGCTTGGGTGCGTTGGTCGACCAGTTACTAACGCTCAGCCGCCATGATGCTGGCGTGCAAGAACTGTTGACCGATGAAGTGCCTGTCGGGGCTGTCATGCAGGACGTGGTCGCTCGGTTGGCGGTGACGGCGAAAGAAAAGGGTGTCGAATTGCGAGCGGCGGAGTTCCCGGAAGAGTTCATCCTTGGGCATGACGTTTGGTTGAGTCAGCTTTTCTTCAATCTAATCGACAACGCGATCAAATTCACGCCAGCCGGTGGGACGGTCAACGTGACCGGCAACGCTGCAGGTGAGTTCGTGGAGTTCTTTGTGGAGGACTCGGGCATTGGAATTCCTGACGAACACTTGCCGCACGTATTCGATCGCTTTTACCGTGCCGATGCATCACGCGAACACTATCGCGGCACGGGACTAGGATTGTCGATCTGCAAGTCGATCGTCTTGGCCCACGGTGGTTCGATTCACGTTGAATCGGTGGCGGGAGCGGGGACGCGATTCATTGTTGCCCTGCCTCGATTGATCGAGGACGCTGACAGCTCACCGCCGGCGAAAACGCACGACGTCACTGAGACGACTCCCAGTGAAGTGTCGGCAAAGTGA
- a CDS encoding DUF1559 domain-containing protein has protein sequence MRHRHGITLIELLVVIAIIGVLAALVLPAVQSAREAARRLQCQNNLKQIGLAIHNYQSVNRVFPPGGIFTHTTTWSVHGRIMPYLEQGDAYHHVRVDLEWHDPINLATGVQSLSIPVYNCPSDPNSDTLFDAGPGEGFVKPVNYGFNFGTWFVFDPRDGTYGDGAFHVNAKIGPQAITDGLSNTLCASEVKTFTPYFRNTANPGPAVPSNAAYLSGFAGAAEFKLGPGLFDNEGHTEWCDSPVHESGFTTTFGPNQRVEYLHSDGQTYDVDFNSRYEGTSWTEPTYAAVTSRSFHPGLVQTLWMDGSVRSVNDSIDLDVWRASSTRSGHEVLPSGH, from the coding sequence ATGAGACATCGGCATGGCATCACGCTGATTGAATTGCTGGTTGTGATCGCGATCATCGGTGTTTTGGCTGCTTTGGTGCTGCCGGCTGTTCAGTCCGCTCGTGAAGCCGCGCGACGCTTGCAGTGCCAGAACAATTTGAAGCAGATCGGGCTGGCGATCCACAATTACCAGTCGGTCAATCGCGTCTTTCCTCCCGGTGGCATCTTTACCCACACAACCACATGGTCAGTCCATGGACGCATCATGCCGTATTTGGAGCAAGGCGACGCCTACCACCATGTTCGGGTTGATTTGGAGTGGCACGACCCGATCAACTTGGCGACGGGCGTGCAATCATTGTCGATTCCTGTTTACAACTGCCCAAGTGACCCCAACTCGGACACTCTGTTTGATGCAGGACCAGGTGAAGGCTTCGTCAAACCAGTCAATTATGGCTTCAATTTCGGCACTTGGTTTGTCTTCGATCCGCGGGACGGGACGTACGGTGACGGTGCATTTCACGTGAATGCCAAGATCGGTCCGCAAGCGATCACCGATGGGTTAAGCAACACGTTGTGCGCTTCGGAAGTCAAAACATTCACGCCCTATTTTCGTAACACTGCCAATCCTGGCCCCGCCGTACCTTCCAACGCCGCTTATCTGTCCGGTTTCGCAGGAGCGGCCGAGTTCAAGCTTGGGCCGGGTTTGTTTGATAACGAAGGGCACACGGAATGGTGCGACAGCCCGGTTCACGAGAGTGGGTTCACGACGACGTTTGGACCGAATCAACGCGTCGAATACTTGCACAGCGACGGTCAGACTTACGACGTTGACTTCAATTCTCGCTATGAGGGAACTAGCTGGACAGAGCCTACCTATGCGGCCGTCACTTCTCGTAGCTTTCATCCTGGCTTGGTCCAAACGCTGTGGATGGATGGTTCGGTTCGCAGCGTAAACGACAGCATCGACCTGGACGTATGGCGAGCTTCGAGCACACGCAGTGGCCATGAAGTCCTGCCATCCGGTCACTAG